cccaagccgctcgtctcctcctgcccagctcgggggtcaggtcgttcatcatgtttagttcccgacctagataaacgtagctggtgcattcagatatgttcgttccgttgagcgtgaatggggcatccgagacccatccgttccgcatgaacatcgtcttttgtagattcagctgaagaccgatgcgtccacatgtttcgtcgaattcggtcagcattcgttccgcttggctcatgctaggtgttatcagtacgatgtcatcagcaaagcgcaaatggtgtagctgccgaccatcaaccttcactcccatgtcgtcccattccaattttcgcattgcgttctcgagggtggctgtgaatattttgggtgaaattgtatcaccctgttcagacccccctcttcacgtcaatgatgatgttcttgtagaatggcgaatttccggtcgtgaagttactgtacaactctcgaagtatcttcatgtactgagtagggacgccttggttgtccaaggcttccacgaccgcttccgtctcaactgagtcgaaggcctttttcaagtcgatgaaggtgagacagagcggcatcttgtactctcgtgatacctcgatgagtttcgaaacagtgtgaatgtggtcaatcgtgctgaatccttttcgaaactctgcttgctcgcatggctgtccttcatccaggactttttcaatcctatcaaggatcactcttgtaaagagcttgtagatgacggacagtaggcagattggacgatagttgccgatgtcatgtggatctccctttttatacaacaacacggtcttgctggtcttccactgtttaggaaccttgcatttcgacagataacgtgtaaagagcctcgccagggtgttgatgagtactgacggaaggctcttcaggtgttctggtcttattctgtcgggaccgggtgccgtacgatttcttaccgacatgatagcatgtcggacttcggaagAGAGCACCtttggaatgacttgtccgtcttccctcagatggtgaggaggcaagcagacatggctgtcgaagagatcagagtagaagtcgtagatgattttctccatcccccttctcgatgcaatggctgttccctttgggttccggagagcagtcatcctcgtcttgcgactggcgaagtctccacgggcatagcggatgcttttccccgcctctgcagcttcagccagcacttctgctcttctctctttaaggtcttcctttatcgcctctctgcaaagccttgcgagctcggacgtgagttcttggttccctgcggcttgtgctgctccacgctggcgcaTCAGCTCaggagtttcaagagacaggcgtctattggtggttttaaaactctcagccttcttcgcgcagtcgtgaaggtgttcaacaagccggttaTATTCCTCGTTGATGTTATCCGTTgtggaatcttcccaaaagccggctagcgtagcgaagagatcccagttgatggtagtcctgggatttctctctctgaacttggcggctttctctgctctccttgtgaaggaaaatcttcctcgaaggaggcgatggtccgatcccgtattaaactttggtacaacagcgacgtccgtcaggcagaaccttttattgacaatgatgtggtctatttcattacggtaccctccaccgggtgactctcATGTCcaacgtagagaggagggcttctggaattgcgagttcccatggatggtcttagtcgtcatgatgaactcggagagcctctccccctggtcattccattgtaggccgtgggtcccgatgtgaagttccttcggcgttcttcttgggccaactttggcgttgaaatcgccaattatgaccttgtagaaggcatgatcttctcggtagaacttctccaggtccacatagaaagcttcgactccttcttcttcgtagcttgatgttggagcgtaaacgaagaagatagtcaaagctagtgttggaccacatcttctcatccgcagacgtctgattcgggtcgtaagttgttcgaaagagtcgatgttctttgccgttctcgtgttgacgaggacgccgactccaccaacacctctactgtcgcatgttcctaagaacagttcttctccactttcatatacggcgttgagagggtgacgtcgtctcgtctcggtcagtccgatgacgtcgtacttgatcttcttggcttgcataatcagatcttcgatggccgcttccgatgcaagcgtacgtgcgttataagtacagatcgccatcctagttcttttccgtttcggtagcctatatgactcctacaaccccgtccttcctggcgctaccgcaCCAGTCTTTCCtctggaatcaggagactcttttctattactgtgacatgcaaaaagattttaaaacccatgggcaggttgcaagcctccaGTTCCATGAGTTTtcgggagaacttccgttctcccggagtgggcatgtggagcttatttcttggaggcgactccaaaccgcctcccttgcacctcccagtcacttgattgcaggcttttggccggactgacgtgcgggatacaaggatgtcatgagtcagtcctggctcagcaaaaacagggagtccatcccctgaatccacctgcgtctctgggcaagcacaaggtcgcttttggtccgcgattagccccctatccgccacccggggacgcgccacgtagcctcgcgactaaccggctgtgatccctctagtgagggagatccgtagACTCTGAATTATATAGTATTATAATCAGCGTATCCATTCCAAACGGGTTGTAACGGCAGACTTTATATATCCATATATTGTGAGAAGGTGCTGTCATGCAGCCTACTGCCAGGTAGTATGCTCTGATAGTTTCAGTGCCTAAAGGAAACATGTACTttttggcagtttttttttataacaaatTAAAGCTGAAAATGGTCGAGGATAGAAATTTTGGATTGAAAACATAGAACGACGACGAACGACTTGATTCTGCACCGTTGACCACCTGTATGAAAATGCAGGCGATTGCATCAAGCAGTAGCAACTCACCATATCTGAACTATGTGGTTCTTGATGTTCTACGGTCTTTGCAGCAACGAACCCTACGATTTGTGAAATATCTCAGTTCAACATGATCGCGAACGTGAAACAATAACCTTTAGATGGCTTTGTCCACTGTTTTATATTTCGAGGACTTTTTTGGTCCTTGTCAGGGTGACATTCATGGTTGAATAGTGATAGGACAATGAAGGATTTGTTGAGTTCAAAATATCCACTCCAAGTGGTCAAagtaaagtggataaagtgcactgcgttgatcaatccccgCGAGGACGCttctacgcgttcgacttcgtTACGGAAGCGTTTGAGTTTCTATGAAtgaatgcagtttttttccgttttttttttcaaatcagaagGCAAAACAGTGACTTCCGAGTACGTAAATGTAGTGGAGAAAGTGTGCCAGTCGCAGTTTTTCGCTCCCTCTCCGAATGCACTTTTGGAACAATCTGCTTTTTTCCCTGTGACAGCTTCGAAGCTGACATTTCCCACAAATTTACTTGTCAATGATTCCaacgtttgttttcttttcttttgttgaaagGAGAAAATGTAGGAGTTCGAAAAGTACGTAGGCGATCTGTGAGGAAAGATCCAATCCCTGGGAAGAATTCCCCggagaaagaaaagtgcaTATTACTGGTTGCTGGAAGAACTgtagaaaaacgaagaaaatgaactttATTCTGAAGTTTTCTGAGACACCTCACATCTGGAATAGTTATATGAACCAGATGTTCAGGAGGCTGGTAGCCAGATCTGTTTGATGACGCCTTTTATTGTGCAGAGTTAGAAATTGTCATATTTCGACGAAGCACACAACCTTCTCTTTCGATCCTCCTTTGACGAGCTCTCAAAAACGGTTTCATTTTAGAACACGAAGTCAGAATATTGTTGATCTAATGTCCTCCCACCTCCTCATAATAGCCCCCCACCCCATCTTAAGGATCTATCGGCTAGAAAGCCGTTCATACTCCACTTTTACATGAACTACAATTCCGTCGTCCTGAcaatctttgattttttcttctgccttTCTGTGACGAACTGACTGGTCATTTAAGAATAAGGAAAGTAACTACGCCTTAATTAAAGGATCCATAGCATGAAGCTTGTGATGTTAGGATCTGTCCATTAAAAGATAGGATTGGAGTGCAGATTAGAAGTATGAGCATCTCCCGCTCAATTTGCTTTAAGCATCCCGAAAAACGGCATAGGAAACGGCCTTCTGTTGCAAATTCTCCTACGAGACACCCCATAACAAGCGCGCTGCATTTGCAAGCGATTGGACGATAATCAATGAGATCTCTCCAGAAATCTGTCCGAGTAAGATCGATCGATAGGGTGTTTAGGAACCAACCAGATTATCGTCCAATCGCGTGCTCAAAGATGCCTCGTTGAAAATATCGTACATTCACGCCGCTTTTAGcaccatttttcaggacgactagAGAGTGATAGAGTGTGAACACGCTCATACTGGTAACCCAGACTTCTAACCTTATCCCTTCGTTCCAGATTTGGGAGAAGAATTTTACTCGGGCAGCTTCCACCGTTCATAGTAGGAAAAGGGCGTGAGAACACTTCAAGTCCCAGCAGAACGAGGAGGAGGGAGGCCAGCATCAAGTAGTGTTTTATACGTGTTCTGATTAACAGTTCGCTATTTTAGctttaaattttaaacttcGATGAACTTTGTGTGTATTGAAATACATAAACGAATGTGTTGAGAAGATGGTTATGTTCTGCTCTAATATCAAAAACGGTATCGATTGTGATCATTCGTCTACTCGTCGAAATTTCGACTTAGCTTTTTCTCGGTGGACTGGTGGTCTTTCCTTTATGTCTTAAGTTTCAAGCAGAACGCAGTTGCTTGTTATTTTTGTCCAGCTGTCATAATAGAAAAGCACCTGGTGTCCTGGTCATCCTATTTTCCCCCTTGAGTCCAATGTTCCTGATCGTTCACTCAACGGTAGAACTCTgagttcttccttttctccataaatgAAACGGAAAACTCTTAGCATCATCGCTTTAAGCAAGAGATCAATGACGTTGATCGCAATTTCCTCCTGTTTGCGAATCGCCCATGTTCCTGAAACGTAGCTCAAGCAGAAAAATAGGTGGTGTTAAAGAAATGAGTGAGGTCATGCGTTCCTGATCTTCTTCACTATATCCTTTGATGCTCTTGCAAGGCTATAACAGAAGGAGTTCGTTACCCACCGTCAGCTCTTGAATTACGTAAATCCTCACGTTAGGGAGTGGACCTAAGTATAAGTTAACTGTGATGAGTAATTGAATTCCATGGTGAAGGCAATGTTTCTAATTTCGGAATATCGCAATTTATGTTACTGTCTCTGTTTTAATCTCCTTCGAAATACGTGTTGATGCGATACATTAGAAGGAATAACTGTTTCTTCTATGTTTACAGACTTCCATGTGGTGAGAAACGACCTGAatctcggtgcagttgcgcagtAAGAGGGCTGCGCTCGAACCTTCGTCATTTTTACGACGGTTAAGGAAAGACGAGCGGAACCGCGCTggtttccgcaatctacaactcgaacCCTAGTCTATCGCTGTGATTTcggcaccacgtcaaaattgTGACACGCCCTTTGGTAGCGTAGTGGACAACGAAGACTAAACCTACTTGTAGAAGAaagattttcagagaaatatGATCCTTCcctgtttttgaaaacatttatttgttaaaGACGTTACCGTATTTCTGTGTAGAACAATATAACGTCCTGCTCATGTCGATTCATGCTCCAATATTGCGGAAAGGTTTGCATACGAGCCAACATAACGACGAGGTTTCGagtcatccgcagacgtctgCGAGTGCGTCATTGTAGCACAGTTTGAGGCTCGTTTCCGAAAagatgggggggggggggggagcgAGAATGCCAACGCACGGAAGTCTACTGTGGTTCTGTCGGAAGCAAAGGATTGGAGTCGTTGTAACTgcgaattttgatttttgtattCTGAAGGGAccaggtgtggcgcagtcggtagttAGTCCGGCTGTGACTGCGCgatcgatcaatggttcgacaccgccctagtgccaaccaaacctttcatccctccgcagccgataaattggtaccaggcctgtctgggaggataaaatcactgacaTAACACATCAGCTAGTCTCCGTTCCTGTGGGTCACCTTCCCACAAAAATCCGTTAACTTTGATGTCAGCGTGGTCGCCGATAAACACTCCATGCTGAATTCTGATAGAACAACGGAGGAAGCAGAGTGAATGTTCTTTTCTCAAGTTTCTTTTCGACTGTGgtagttcctctttttttctttacgctCTTTCCGATGttggaaaaatggaacacGCTCAATTTTACTAATTGATGACCTGTCGAGAGCACTTTGCGAATGAGGAAGGAACTGGTATCTGCCTCATCTCCTATTTTTTTGACTCTAATACATGGTACTATAGTGTGCAAcagtatattttttaaaaattttttagacgTTTGGATTTTTCGATACCGTTCtatctttgaaaattctttttcttttactccCAAATTCCTGTTCTGATTTTACTTAGTATTTCACTGtatgcaaattttcaaatgcgGATCAATAAACACAACTCAAAATAGTACTTCTTTACAAACGTGGGAACGTGTTTTCAATCGCAGATGAAAACTTTGATCATGTAGCTTGAATATTTCGTGTtctccgggaaaaaaaaaactaaatagttCTTCTCAGGATGGTCAATTTGCCTACAGTAAGAATAAAAGCAGGATTTAACACTTTTTTATAATTCTCTGTTGACTGTTTTCactcttctttttcagaatttcttttgtattccAAGTTTATCTTTCAGTCGTTTTTTTCGCCTCGTCATTAAGTAACCACATTATAGAGGGCATagtgagattttttcaaaaaaatttcggtCAAAATTAACAAAGAATGCTAGAAATTCATGCTTAATTAAAATTGTTGAAACAATTTCAATTAAATGTTCTTTATGGAAAACAGTAACGgtgaataaatttaaaattcttgAATGGTGAATCATAATGCATGGATATTTCATTTCCTGACTCCCATCATACTTCTGGAAGTCTAATGGACCTGCGGAATAAAAAAACCTGTAAGAGTTGTTCTTATAACGATAGGTTATTCTTCTCGGAAATTTCTAATTTGATCAACTGACCAAATGATCAGAACTTCATTGATCGAATGAGATCAACTGGGAGATTCCAAGAATTCACTAGACGttgaaatgaatgagtgaaacCGGTCTAGGAGCATCGTTGATGCACTCACTGTCCGTCAGTCGTCGTTATTGACATTGTAGTGGCGAAAATTCGTCTGCGCGCTCGAGAATTATCTCATCACCCCCAGCAGCGACGCACCGGCGCCGATCAGGTTCTGCCACTGCCGCCGCCAGCGTCAATGCCCCGAATTCTTTTCACACCTGATTCCACCTATCAGTAGATCTCTATCAATATTTGAAGATCATCCTTCCTCTCGCTGTTCCTATGAGAAACTTTGAAACGACTGGAAATTGCCAgtattgtggatttttttctttgatctacATTTACTCTATTTTTCCTGCGATATGTTTATATGTGTTGCGAAAAACAATTTGCAGAGTGATCGtaactatcactttttttaaaataatgtcaacaaataaatatcgtTTCATCTATGAGATTCTTTATGAAAACATGACCTTGAAGAATATGACCGTTaagaatgttctagaaaatgaaaagaaaaaacagcgagAAATCCACGTCAAGAAACATCCAACAATAACGAACAGAAgctctttttcctttacaaTGAACAGAACACAAgcgatattttttgttcaaacagggaaaaaaaaacttttcttgcTGGATATTTACCACTACTACTTGCTGTAACAATTGTGGTGGGGTATGATTCATCGGAAGTTTCTGCTTGAGTTTTTCCGTCGAACTGAGTTATCTCATTGACTTTTTTCTGGCAATAACTGGAATAGGATAATAACTGTACGACAATAACTGTACGACTTTGTGATTCATTCTTTTCCCTTCAAAACATCCAATATTTTACTAGTTGTAAATATTAAAGCGTGAACGCAGTAGAATTGCTGCGCACGACGTACACGCATCGTTTTGTATGTATGAATGCCTGTTATCCAGAGGCATTCAGGATACATAATGGAGTAGCTGCTCCTCTAATTGTAAACACGTATATAAGCTTAGTTTCACAAGCTACAATCTCTCTGCAcgaaaaattcattaaatagTAAGTTTAACTTAGCGGATTCCtatttctgttgttgttgttgttgttttgttctgggttttcttttatcttttgttCGAAGGAGTTTCTATAGTTCACTGTTTATGTAAATTAAAGTGTAAAAGTATGCCttaaaaaactaaattgatgaattaaattaaaattgtgaACTTATACCAGAACGTTGTCGCATTTCCTTAGAAATGCATCCAGAATGTTCCGTAACGCTTGGCACAGAACTATAGCAGGTAAATTTTAGAGAGAGAACGGAGCACCAGTGTGGAGTTACCTTAAATAATGTTGTTACGATATTCCTACGACCTTTTCTAGAAGTCACAGATGTTTTTTGAATTCGTCTTGAATTGACTTTTGAATTCTTGAAGTTGAATGTGTAGCTGCAAAGTTAAGAAAGTAGGTGagtatttctcagaaaaaaaatcgagtcccgatttcttacgtttttttttgtaagaataggaagaataaatgtaaaaatacgaaatagcgactaatgaaatatttattgttaaGTTTTTGTACATTTGAATGTCGTATTTTGGTTTCTCATAAGTCcatttttcaattgaaaatgCTAGCATTTTCTCGGTAGCACTGTGTTTAAAATCAATTCTTTGGAACAATTAACATTTATCGGAAGTATATTCACTCAACGCGATGGATTTTActggtttttctttgcttcaagCGTCATTAGCGCTGCACGTTCTTaggattttcagaaaattaccGACTCCTCAAAGTTCCAAATAAAGTGTTATAGCAATCGTCTTTCAAAGATTCAGACGCATTACCGTAGaggttttctgaaaaatcataATCACTTTGAGCAATGACAACCAAGATCTCCTGCTTCTATTGGGTTTAGTTCAGAAACTGATGACAGAACACCTACAACACTTATCCGCACTTCTCCTACTCGCCTTTAGGAAGGTAAGAGATGCTCAGTTAATATCAAATGTGTTCAGCGCGTAAAGGCGACGTATTTGCCGCAACGCGTGCTCTTGCTGAGGCTCACATACACACACTAAACGACCCACCCATTTCTTCTTCCGTCTACCTTGAAACTTGCCCCAATCGAAAACGCTTAATGTGGTTTGAACATATTCAGTGCCAACTGCACGCAAGATATAAACGAGAAAGATATCAAAATCTCCTTGTGTTTTATCAGCACACCACCACGGCAATGCTGGACTCTTTCCCCAAAAGATAATGTCAGGGATGTAGATCACGAAAATGATTACGATCACGCTCCATTCCCTCCTAGTTGTCCTGCGAAGCAGCCAATTTTCTCACAGGGCACCTGACACCGTGTCACGTATGCGAGAGCAGGCACCTCCGCCACACCTGCGAATGAGAAGTAAACTAACGGGCTGCCGACGCTGTCTGTCAGCGTCGTGACAAGTTTTCAGGTGCGTCGTAGAGAAATCCGAGGCCTTATTCGACGCCGTTTCCCAGGACAGTGAGAGAGGGTGGGGGAGGGGAATTGAGTGTGATCTACcaatactcgtgatctacacccttAAACCTGTCTTTCTGCGGGATTATTTCAACATAGTCGTGTATGCAACCTCTAAAGACGaatttcatgaaattgacgatattgggATTTGTAAGCAGATCATCATCGAAGCATCATTGAGGACACGGGCGTAGTAAAAAGATGGcactccttaaaggcatcactccacgaatctgaggtgatacggatttcaggcggagtattcgtatacgggattgtagattatggggagggggtgattccgtccatttcttcctaactgccgtaaaaaacggtccgaaagatgcggcgtgtgcacaaggctggcgcgctccaattgaactccttgtagaaaatagcgcgccggaacgctcgaaaccgtatcttccgggccgtttttttacggcgattaggaagaaatggacggagtcaccccctctccttaatctgcgatcctgcatacgaatactccacctgaaatccgtatcacctcggattcgtggggtgatgcctttaatctgcCATTACATAATCGCAGTTTTTGTCACTTACTCCAGTTATATTAGTTGGATTATAAACGTTGAATGCGGACGGATTGACCCATTttctatcatgctatataataacgcacttagtccgtgtgtgtgtgtgtttgtgtgtgtatgtgtgtgtgtgtttttgtctgtgtgtcacgaaaatactccataatgatgcaaaactctgcacccgtgaggtgccgaaccgtcgccatgcacctgataggcgagcagtCTACCTCTTCACCAGTGCCCAAAGTtataaaacaatttatttagGCTCTGATAAGGctaatttctttctctcatGTGTTAGtaaggaaaaataaacttttatgtgaatgtatactcccaaatttgcaaactatcatgctgtataataacgggcttattctgtcacgtgtgtgagtctgtgtatgtgtgtgtatcagtcaagaaattccaaaaatagagggagacggataccatggttTGGTGCACTGGAACCTCAACGCGATAAAATTGGGTGaaacgggtcctacggcgtcgaatccGTGATCCGGCGCCAGATAGATGTAAAATTTGGTGCGACGGATACCATGGGGCCGGAATGGTGCACCGGTGCCACAAAGTTATAGAGTGAGGAGAGACGGTTTCCGCTGCGCCCGATTGGTGctcgggagccccaacgcagtagaatgggtttctatggttccttcacacatctatttcccagcatgtctccctaacgCTGCTATTTAAGCcattcgcacgtgtgtttcctcctttggcttaaatacaatacataatagccaacagtttacgcgatctgacgtatctgacgtagaacgtatttttatcactacgatggcgatattcacgtcatttcatgttagcgcatcgtctttgctaatagttgagaacgaaggaaactcatactttgaataatgttttcaaattgtagaGGTTTGAAaggaacatagatgtaaaatcaagtttgattgttctccaaatatagaactgagcgtttaaggaaaaaccataaaatctttcacctatgcttaaattttggggtaaaaaaattgaagaaagcgttgatagaaaaaagcaattctaatcttacaaaaaaaaatgtcgttactgttatttctttctgatctgtaaaggcgagcggagcgaacaccaaaaaaagactgaagtccggctttagccggacgttcaggctggtccCATAATAAATTACTCAGGATTGCGGGATCACACAAGGG
This window of the Necator americanus strain Aroian chromosome III, whole genome shotgun sequence genome carries:
- a CDS encoding hypothetical protein (NECATOR_CHRIII.G11929.T1), which codes for MRKLEWDDMGVKVDGRQLHHLRFADDIVLITPSMSQAERMLTEFDETCGRIGLQLNLQKTMFMRNGWVSDAPFTLNGTNISECTSYVYLGRELNMMNDLTPELGRRRRAAWGAYKSIEDVVKKTRNTRLRAHLFNTTVLPALTYA
- a CDS encoding hypothetical protein (NECATOR_CHRIII.G11931.T2), with the translated sequence MAICTYNARTLASEAAIEDLIMQAKKIKYDVIGLTETRRRHPLNAVYESGEELFLGTCDSRGVGGVGVLVNTRTAKNIDSFEQLTTRIRRLRMRRCGPTLALTIFFVYAPTSSYEEEGVEAFYVDLEKFYREDHAFYKVIIGDFNAKVGPRRTPKELHIGTHGLQWNDQGERLSEFCLTDVAVVPKFNTGSDHRLLRGRFSFTRRAEKAAKFRERNPRTTINWDLFATLAGFWEDSTTDNINEEYNRLVEHLHDCAKKAESFKTTNRRLSLETPELMRQRGAAQAAGNQELTSELARLCREAIKEDLKERRAEVLAEAAEAGKSIRYARGDFASRKTRMTALRNPKGTAIASRRGMEKIIYDFYSDLFDSHVCLPPHHLREDGQVIPKVLSSEVRHAIMSVRNRTAPGPDRIRPEHLKSLPSVLINTLARLFTRYLSKCKVPKQWKTSKTVLLYKKGDPHDIGNYRPICLLSVIYKLFTRVILDRIEKVLDEGQPCEQAEFRKGFSTIDHIHTVSKLIEVSREYKMPLCLTFIDLKKAFDSVETEAVVEALDNQGVPTQYMKILRELYSNFTTGNSPFYKNIIIDVKRGV
- a CDS encoding hypothetical protein (NECATOR_CHRIII.G11930.T1), encoding MRQRGAAQAAGNQELTSELARLCREAIKEDLKERRAEVLAEAAEAGKSIRYARGDFASRKTRMTALRNPKGTAIASRRGMEKIIYDFYSDLFDSHVCLPPHHLREDGQVIPKVLSSEVRHAIMSVRNRTAPGPDRIRPEHLKSLPSVLINTLARLFTRYLSKCKVPKQWKTSKTVLLYKKGDPHDIGNYRPICLLSVIYKLFTRVILDRIEKVLDEGQPCEQAEFRKGFSTIDHIHTVSKLIEVSREYKMPLCLTFIDLKKAFDSVETEAVVEALDNQGVPTQYMKILRELYSNFTTGNSPFYKNIIIDVKRGV
- a CDS encoding hypothetical protein (NECATOR_CHRIII.G11931.T1) → MAICTYNARTLASEAAIEDLIMQAKKIKYDVIGLTETRRRHPLNAVYESGEELFLGTCDSRGVGGVGVLVNTRTAKNIDSFEQLTTRIRRLRMRRCGPTLALTIFFVYAPTSSYEEEGVEAFYVDLEKFYREDHAFYKVIIGDFNAKVGPRRTPKELHIGTHGLQWNDQGERLSEFIMTTKTIHGNSQFQKPSSLRWT